A single Fusarium oxysporum Fo47 chromosome IV, complete sequence DNA region contains:
- a CDS encoding ribosomal protein S27-domain-containing protein: MVLAVDLLNPSPAAEAKKHKLKTLVPAPRSFFMDVKCPGCFTITTVFSHAQTVVICQGCTTVLCQPTGGKARLTEGCSFRRK, translated from the exons ATG GTTCTCGCCGTTGATCTTCTGAACCCTTCCCCGGCcgccgaggccaagaagcacaagctcaag ACCCTCGTGCCCGCCCCTCGATCCTTCTTCATGGACGTCAAGTGCCCCGGAtgcttcaccatcaccaccgtCTTCTCTCACGCCCAGACCGTCGTCATCTGCCAGGGATGCACTACTGTCCTCTGCCAGCCTACCGGTGGTAAGGCTCGATTGACTGAGGGCTGCTCTTTCCGACGGAAGTAA
- a CDS encoding SRP40, C-terminal domain-containing protein, translating to MFELQQLSSGRYGTSGASSLPLASVYTSRRVSGESGSGFTLLHWRMSGSKQSPPSWLFSNNPLNPIKPSTDTMGKKSTKAAAPKNDAASAPPPGQLMDLVENFLSDHSFKGAADAFKKQREKKGWKATAATDEEGNPSLVSVYQTWEATKGDDSSKSSKSSKKKSSKKDSSSSASSDSRSDSSDAKEEDVDMKDAESSSDSDSSSDSDSDDEAAKPKASNTLKRKAPVDESSSNSSSDSDSDSSSSDSESDSDKPKAKKQKRAASSSSSSDSSSSSSESSDSSDSSDSSDSDSSSDSDDESAKSDSGSSSSDSSSDSSSDSDSSDSDDEAAAKVPLPDSDSSSSDSDSASSDSDSDSDAKETKKDKKIKKEKEVKDSSDSSVTLDKTSPDFQSNSAYPPLPPDPVVNGNGRKKQNEPFSRIPKNIKVDAKFASNEYVSIAYSQKAHEDLIVTKGKGFTKEKNKKKRGSYRGGAIDIHDKKGIYFDD from the exons ATGTTtgagcttcagcagctttCCTCTGGTCGCTATGGTACCAGCGGCGCAAGTAGCCTACCCCTGGCTAGCGTGTATACAAGTAGGCGAGTTAGTGGCGAGAGTGGCTCAG GCTTTACTTTGTTGCATTGGCGTATGTCTGGCTCCAAACAAAGCCCTCCCTCGTGGCTATTCTCCAACAACCCCCTGAATCCAATCAAACCTTCAACCGATACCATGGGCAAGAAGAGCACAAAGGCCGCTGCGCCCAAGAACGATGCCGCATCTGCGCCTCCGCCGGGTCAGCTCATGGACTTGGTAGAGAATTTCCTCTCTGACCACTCGTTCAAGGGCGCTGCCGATGCtttcaagaagcagagagagaagaagggctgGAAGGCGACTGCTGCCACCGACGAAGAGGGTAACCCTTCCCTTGTCAGTGTTTACCAGACTTGGGAGGCTACCAAGGGCGATGATAGCAGCAAGTCTAGCAAGTccagcaagaagaagtccTCTAAGAAAGACTCCAGCAGCTCTGCTAGCAGCGACTCCAGGTCTGATTCGAGCGACgccaaggaagaggatgTGGATATGAAGGACGCCGAGTCGTCCTCGGACAGCGACAGCAGCTCCGACAGcgacagcgatgatgaggctgccaagcccaaggcctcTAACACTCTGAAGCGAAAAGCTCCCGTCGACGAGAGCTCCTCTAATTCATCTTCGGACTCTGATTCTGACTCGAGCTCCTCCGATTCCGAATCTGACTCGGACAAgcccaaggccaagaagcagaagcgCGCCGCTTCCTCGAGCTCCTCCAGcgactcttcttcctcatccagCGAATCCTCCGACTCAAGCGATTCTTCCGATTCTAGCGATAGTGATTCGAGCAGCGACTCGGACGACGAGAGCGCCAAATCGGACTCTGGCTCGTCTAGCTCCGATTCAAGCTCTGATTCGAGCTCCGATTCCGACTCCAGTGACTCAGACGACGAGGCTGCTGCCAAAGTGCCACTTCCCGACTCCGACAGCTCATCTTCGGACTCGGACTCCGCCTCCAGCGACTCTGACTCTGACTCCGATGCAAAGGAGAccaagaaagacaagaagatcaagaaggagaaagaggtTAAGGATTCTTCCGACTCTTCTGTCACGTTAGACAAGACTTCGCCTGACTTCCAGTCAAACTCTGCTTACCCACCTCTTCCCCCGGACCCCGTTGTGAACGGTAACGGACGCAAGAAGCAGAACGAGCCCTTCTCCCGCATtcccaagaacatcaaggtGGACGCCAAGTTCGCTTCCAACGAATACGTCTCTATCGCCTATTCTCAAAAGGCTCACGAGGATCTGATTGTTACCAAGGGCAAGGGCTTTacaaaggagaagaacaagaagaagaggggcaGTTACCGTGGTGGTGCCATCGACATCCACGATAAGAAGGGCATCTATTTCGATGATTAA
- a CDS encoding ribonucleotide reductase inhibitor-domain-containing protein gives MSTPRIKRQFAGASADPSQRQITSFFNARSSDESAIAEADKPMQPTLPSNVQANLLSVGMRVRKSVPEGYKTKGTSAFKLWTDNAPVNASTAIAKAPGKGASRELLPFCGINKVGGLDTQPEFEDDVPDLDAIPELTMSQESAEGESYDGSRKRILDEDDDELDSSFDMGNHGNPRVMAIPVSRKGAGLRSFGQDNRNSGSDFDEADFLVNPEMDLAN, from the coding sequence ATGTCTACTCCTCGTATCAAGCGTCAATTCGCCGGCGCCTCTGCCGACCCATCTCAACGTCAAATCACTTCCTTCTTCAATGCCCGATCATCCGATGAGTCTGCGATTGCTGAGGCCGACAAGCCCATGCAACCTACTCTTCCTTCAAACGTCCAGGCCAACCTACTCAGTGTCGGTATGCGAGTTCGCAAGTCCGTTCCCGAAGGCTACAAGACAAAGGGCACCAGTgccttcaagctctggaCAGACAATGCACCTGTAAACGCTTCTACCGCTATTGCAAAGGCACCTGGCAAGGGTGCTTCCCGAGAGCTTCTCCCCTTCTGCGGAATCAACAAGGTCGGCGGCCTCGACACCCAGCCGGAATTCGAGGATGATGTACCAGACCTCGATGCTATCCCCGAGCTCACCATGTCGCAAGAGAGTGCGGAGGGCGAGTCGTACGACGGTTCTCGAAAGCGAATTttggacgaggatgacgatgagcttGACTCGAGCTTTGACATGGGCAACCACGGAAACCCTCGAGTCATGGCTATTCCAGTTTCACGAAAGGGTGCCGGTTTAAGGAGCTTTGGTCAAGACAACCGGAACTCAGGATCtgactttgatgaggctgatTTCCTCGTCAACCCCGAAATGGACCTAGCCAACTAA
- a CDS encoding kinase-like domain-containing protein yields MGDWTRGWTRVGQTGPTQHYGRVWEAERELQELTIIESWNDDDSWPGINKPLFNGPDAKRFDTKLAKLEDLGYGAFGRVEKVSYGSVCLARKRIPRRRGFTIDDLRKESLTMQKLDHRHVVKLVATYAPRTHELCLLIWPAAVCNLSTLLEDLEYLRMGEGDREDILERLDALDIKDLSAIEQSSEDQLLHSTTKCPLEFLRNTIGCVARALAYCHQNDVRHLDIKPSNILLKADRVYLADFGVSRDVSGQDQTMTEGVPGTERWRAPELYANNGSSMQLSDIYSLGLVFLNIATVLYNVRLAEFDEALRYPSRNTQEEQLREREQKLNTHLEKLTSHALVTPPFMFTYEGQETVRPRPVVNLIARMITPNPKNRLHAYKIDDKLSMLGGIHQIYHGECCKRPISWVEDKWDKKLTALMSLRKENDRLKQKVAELEGRDRTYESRFQREVDEHKQAVVMLQKKLKDMEDRCHTLEADNAKRRSSTSKPPSKMAMPRPYRSSTTNLESGPGLESPPKSKSTPVTPAARPAFQPWSRSYQRLPPEQRASPLQRQAVSPRPPNDITPRGSIEFPTSRSPSFTNISGYTLRSRGSGSKLPLPVTPSRSETPNLNRDQSLTDSSMSSSVFSRHSIETNPTPLQSSPALDRNPLPVDSAKVPQWGQLSKQPDQPDARVVTPEPQPAPSEPSSPAFSIPFSAMSSPRTLRSDLASIDGDQTRRPSVPSLQSLKSWAEVANEGKKTLKMIARPRAHSNRSNRQLEAEPV; encoded by the exons ATGGGCGACTGGACCCGGGGATGGACCAGAGTCGGGCAAACAGGTCCGACCCAGCACTATGGTCGTGTATGGGAGGCTGAGCGCGAGCTCCAGGAGCTTACCATCATAGAAAGCTGgaacgatgatgatagttGGCCCGGCAT AAACAAACCGCTTTTCAATGGCCCCGATGCGAAGCGCTTCGATACAAAACTTGCTAAACTTGAAGATCTGGGATATGGCGCATTCGGTCGCGTTGAGAAGGTCTCCTACGGGTCTGTCTGTCTTGCGCGTAAGAGGATCCCACGTCGACGCGGGTTTACTATCGACGATTTGCGCAAGGAGAGCTTGACTATGCAGAAACTTGACCATCGCCATGTCGTCAAATTGGTTGCCACATACGCACCTCGAACCCACGAATTATGCCTGCTAATCTGGCCTGCTGCCGTCTGTAATTTGAGCACTCTCCTCGAAGACTTGGAATACTTGCGCATGGGAGAAGGGGACCGTGAGGATATCCTCGAGAGGCTAGATGCTTTAGACATCAAGGATTTGAGCGCTATAGAGCAATCGTCTGAAGACCAGCTTCTCCACTCGACAACAAAATGCCCACTCGAATTCTTACGCAATACAATAGGTTGCGTTGCTCGCGCATTGGCCTATTGCCACCAGAATGATGTGAGGCATCTCGACATCAAGCCATCTAATATCCTGCTCAAGGCAGACCGAGTCTACCTTGCTGATTTTGGCGTCTCGAGAGATGTTAGTGGACAGGATCAAACTATGACAGAGGGAGTACCGGGAACTGAGAGATGGCGAGCACCTGAATTGTATGCCAACAACGGGTCCAGCATGCAGTTGTCAGATATCTACTCACTTGGTTTAGTATTTCTAAATATTGCAACCGTTCTGTATAATGTTCGGTTAGCCGAGTTTGACGAGGCTTTAAGATACCCATCTAGGAATACCCAGGAAGAACAGCTTCGTGAGCGAGAGCAGAAGCTGAATACTCACTTGGAAAAGCTTACCTCTCATGCCTTGGTCACTCCCCCTTTTATGTTTACCTACGAGGGCCAAGAAACAGTTCGTCCCCGGCCAGTTGTCAACCTGATTGCTCGAATGATCACTCCGAACCCCAAAAACCGATTACACGCATACAAAATTGATGATAAACTATCCATGCTCGGAGGAATTCATCAAATTTATCATGGAGAGTGTTGTAAAAGGCCAATATCGTGGGTCGAAGACAAGTGGGATAAAAAGCTCACGGCATTGATGAGCCTTCGGAAAGAAAACGATCGCTTGAAACAAAAGGTTGCCGAGCTCGAAGGACGAGACAGAACATACGAATCTCGATTCCAGCGCGAGGTCGATGAACATAAACAGGCTGTGGTCATGCTTCAAAAGAAGCTAAAAGATATGGAGGATAGGTGTCATACCTTAGAGGCAGATAATGCCAAaaggaggagtagcacgagTAAGCCCCCGAGCAAAATGGCGATGCCGCGACCCTATCGAAGCAGCACAACGAATCTTGAATCTGGGCCTGGGCTTGAATCGCCACCAAAATCGAAGTCGACGCCGGTTACGCCAGCGGCAAGGCCAGCCTTTCAGCCATGGTCTCGGTCTTATCAGCGTCTCCCACCAGAGCAGAGGGCCTCACCACTACAACGACAAGCCGTCTCACCGCGACCTCCGAATGACATAACCCCCAGAGGTTCAATTGAATTCCCGACCTCGAGATCACCAAGTTTCACCAATATTTCGGGTTATACTTTGCGCTCGCGCGGATCTGGCTCGAAGCTCCCCTTGCCAGTTACACCGTCTCGAAGTGAAACGCCGAATCTCAACCGTGACCAAAGCCTCACGGATAGCAGCATGTCCTCTTCAGTATTCTCTCGACATAGCATCGAGACAAATCCAACACCTCTGCAAAGCAGCCCAGCCCTGGACCGCAACCCGCTTCCTGTGGACTCTGCAAAAGTACCTCAATGGGGCCAATTGTCCAAGCAGCCTGATCAACCCGATGCGAGAGTGGTGACCCCTGAACCCCAGCCAGCGCCGTCAGAGCCGAGCAGCCCTGCCTTCTCAATACCATTTTCCGCCATGTCATCCCCGAGAACTCTTCGGTCCGACCTCGCAAGCATCGACGGGGATCAGACACGCCGACCATCTGTGCCCTCACTCCAATCGTTAAAGAGCTGGGCTGAAGTAGCAAACGAGGGGAAAAAgacgttgaagatgattgCTCGACCACGCGCGCATTCGAATAGGTCTAATAGACAGCTGGAGGCAGAACCTGTCTAA
- a CDS encoding amidase signature domain-containing protein produces the protein MSVSRVRQLAYKSASCHIKSCPRLYARPVTQWRSHSNYNHFVGRTKLASTDPNADFLPFMCKEVKPFTLAIKDNIATSDFPTQCASTILSSHSSPFEATVVRQLRKRGATVVGKTNMDEFGMGSHSTNSVNGAVRNPLAKNDEVSAGGSSGGSAVAVRLGDADIALGTDTGGSIRLPAAYTGIVGYKPSYGMISRFGVVPYANSLDTVGFLSKDVKPINNLIFETGMHNEHDSGDPTSLPAASRKRCASTIPSTLPELSRLNIGIPLEYNIDELDPSIRAAWVSAASALEAQGATLVPISLPSTKEALCAYYVLAPAEASSNLAKYDGVRYGKRGEGSDAVGETLYSDTRGEGFGEEVKRRILLGTYSLSSEAIDNYFIQAQKVRRMVQKDFDRVFRLDNPLYEPAQFDLSDMAEATGMEDKTGPVQVDFILSPTAPTFPPRLEDLKQQSSVDVYMNDVFTVPASLAGLPAVSVPAKVEGGQFPAGLQVIGQYWDDQRVLQLAEKLKSLAA, from the exons ATGAGCGTGTCTCGTGTGCGCCAATTAGCCTATAAATCAGCCTCATGTCACATCAAGTCTTGCCCGAGACTTTATGCACGACCTGTAACACAATGGCGTTCTCATAGTAACTACAACCACTTTGTTGGTCGCA CCAAGCTTGCCTCCACAGACCCAAATGCTGATTTCCTTCCTTTTATGTGCAAGGAAGTGAAGCCTTTCACTCTGGCTATCAAGGATAATATCGCAACCTCTGACTTCCCAACACAATGCGCCTCAACCAttctctcttctcactcCTCACCCTTCGAAGCTACTGTGGTTCGTCAACTGCGCAAACGCGGAGCAACGGTGGTTGGAAAGACCAACATGGATGAATTCGGTATGGGCTCTCATTCGACAAACTCAGTGAATGGCGCAGTGAGGAATCCCCTGGCCAAGAATGACGAAGTGTCAGCCGGCGGAAGCTCAGGTGGAAGCGCCGTTGCAGTACGACTGGGAGATGCCGATATTGCCCTAGGAACAGATACAGGAGGTTCAATTCGACTACCTGCGGCATATACTGGAATAGTTGGCTACAAGCCTAGTTATGGCATGATTTCTCGGTTTGGCGTGGTTCCATATGCAAACTCTCTGGATACAGTCGGCTTCTTGTCCAAGGATGTCAAGCCGATAAACAACCTCATCTTCGAGACTGGCATGCACAACGAACATGACTCTGGGGATCCAACATCACTACCTGCCGCATCTCGAAAACGATGTGCTTCAACAATACCATCCACTCTTCCCGAACTATCAAGACTAAATATCGGCATTCCTCTCGAATACAATATTGACGAGCTTGACCCTTCTATCCGCGCCGCTTGGGTTTCTGCTGCCTCTGCTCTGGAGGCTCAAGGCGCGACTCTAGTTCCTATCTCTCTACCCTCCACAAAAGAAGCCCTGTGTGCTTACTATGTCCTTGCTCCTGCGGAGGCCTCGTCGAATCTTGCCAAGTACGACGGTGTTCGCTACGGAAAGCGTGGTGAAGGTAGTGATGCAGTGGGCGAGACTCTCTACTCTGATACCCGTGGTGAGGGCTTTGGTGAAGAGGTCAAGCGACGAATTCTCCTTGGCACATACAGTCTCAGTTCTGAGGCAATAGACAACTACTTCATTCAAGCCCAAAAGGTCCGACGGATGGTCCAGAAGGATTTTGATCGAGTATTCCGGCTTGATAACCCCCTTTATGAGCCCGCGCAGTTTGACTTGAGTGACATGGCCGAGGCCACCGGCATGGAGGACAAGACTGGCCCTGTTCAAGTGGACTTCATCCTCTCTCCTACAGCGCCAACATTCCCTCCAAGACTGGAAGACCTCAAGCAGCAGAGCAGTGTAGACGTTTACATGAACGATGTGTTTACGGTTccagcaagtttggcagGCTTACCAGCTGTGAGTGTCCCAGCTAAAGTGGAGGGAGGTCAGTTCCCAGCAGGATTGCAGGTCATCGGACAATACTGGGACGACCAGAGGGTGCTTCAACTGGCAGAAAAGTTAAAATCCCTGGCGGCATGA
- a CDS encoding acyl-CoA N-acyltransferase, which yields MPLKVAPATEADAHRAAAIETVAYGPSPVGAVLFPGGRTSESSTRVADLIASLRKDAACRWAKVIDNDIKEEEDQMIAFAMWYIWETPPTEEQHSFPSYRGPSCNAEACELFFGGMNNMRVNYMKGKPYVYLKLLHTDPKHHRRGAASLLLDSGLGEADRLGIPACLESSVQGRKLYEKFGFEEVDSHTSDFSSWGGPSDVTVPLMIRPVGGRPINKEIQ from the exons ATGCCTCTCAAAGTCGCGCCAGCTACCGAAGCCGATGCTCATAGAGCTGCGGCCATTGAGACTGTTGCCTATGGCCCGAGTCCAGTAGGTGCAGTGTTATTTCCGGGAGGAAGAACTTCTGAGTCCTCAACAAGAGTCGCAGATCTCATTGCCTCTCTCCGGAAGGATGCGGCCTGCCGATGGGCTAAAGTCATTGATAATGATAtaaaggaagaggaagaccaGATGATTGCCTTTGCTATGTGGTATATCTGGGAGACTCCACCAACAGAGGAACAACATTCCTTCCCATCTTATCGGGGGCCGAGCTGTAATGCGGAAGCATGCGAACTCTTCTTTGGAGGCATGAACAACATGAGAGTGAATTATATGAAAGGAAAGCCATATGTTT ATCTGAAACTCCTGCATACAGACCCGAAGCACCATAGGCGTGGAGCAGCATCTCTTCTGCTCGATTCGGGACTTGGAGAAGCTGATCGCCTGGGCATTCCAGCATGTCTAGAATCTTCAGTACAAGGACGAAAGCTTTATGAGAAATTTGGCTTCGAGGAGGTTGATAGCCACACGTCTGACTTTTCAAGCTGGGGAGGTCCATCAGATGTCACAGTTCCTCTGATGATTCGTCCTGTTGGGGGTCGGCCAATTAACAAAGAAATTCAGTGA
- a CDS encoding Tim17/Tim22/Tim23/Pmp24 family-domain-containing protein, translated as MDHGRDPCPWVILNDFGGAFCMGAIGGTIWHGIKGFRNSPYGERRIGAITAIKMRAPVLGGNFGVWGGLFSTFDCAVKGVRQKEDPYNAIIAGFFTGGSLAIRGGYKAARNGAIGCAVLLAVIEGVGIGFSKMLAGSTKLEAPQPPPQEATL; from the exons ATGGATCACGGACGAGACCCCTGCCCTTGGGTCATTCTTAATGACTTTGGTGGTGCCTTTTGTATGGGC GCTATCGGTGGTACTATCTGGCATGGAATCAAGGGCTTCCGCAACTCTCCCTATGGCGAGCGACGCATTGGCGCCATCACAGCCATCAAGATGCGCGCCCCGGTTCTCGGTGGTAACTTTGGTGTCTGGGGTGgtctcttctcaacattcgACTGCGCTGTGAAGGGTGTTCGCCAGAAGGAGGATCCCTACAACGCTATTATTGCTGGTTTCTTCACTGGTGGCTCTCTCGCCATTCGAGGTGGTTACAAGGCCGCCCGAAACGGTGCCATCGGTTGtgctgttcttcttgccGTCATCGAGGGTGTCGGTATTGGTTTCTCCAAGATGCTTGCTGGTAGCACCAAGCTAGAagctcctcagcctccacCTCAGGAGGCTACTCTGTGA
- a CDS encoding thioredoxin-like protein: protein MSNPLEQRINVPIDDPNADTEWNDILRKHGVIPEKPPSPTPMIEEAILEGRRLAHENRLEGKDLDELDELEDDEDEAFLEQYRQKRMAELNSLQKKALHGSVYPLSKPEYQREVTDASQNGPVFVNLTSSMGNNVESRVLTELWRQAAREYGEIKFCEIRASQAIENYPDRNCPTILVYNRGDIVKQIVTLATIGGVRTTMQQIDNLLVEVGAVPDSDMRIVKRRQAAEDAEEERLAGKSIKTGTAGRSRNVDSEDDDWD from the exons ATGTCTAATCCGTTAGAACAACGCATCAATGTTCCTATTGACGATCCAAATGCAGACACAGAATG GAATGATATTCTTCGAAAACATGGCGTTATTCCTGAGAAGCCACCCAGCCCGACTCCTATGATTGAGGAGGCTATTCTTGAAGGACGAAGATTGGCACATGAGAATCGCTTGGAAGGCAAGGACCTCGACGAGCTGGACGAACttgaagacgacgaagatgaagctttCTTGGAGCAATATCGCCAAAAGCGCATGGCCGAGTTGAACAGCCTACAAAAGAAGGCTTTGCATGGAAGCGTATATCCTCTATCGAAACCCGAGTATCAGCGCGAAGTCACAGACGCATCACAAAATGGACCGGTTTTTGTCAACTTGACATCTTCAATGGGCAACAATGTTGAGTCGCGAGTCTTGACTGAGCTATGGAGACAGGCTGCGAGGGAGTACGGCGAGATCAAGTTCTGTGAGATCCGAGCGAGCCAAGCCATTGAGAACTATCCCGATCGAAACTGCCCAACAATTCTAGTATATAACAGGGGGGATATTGTTAAGCAGATTGTAACATTGGCGACTATTGGAGGCGTCCGAACAACCATGCAACAAATTGACAACCTCTTGGTCGAAGTCGGTGCTGTACCTGATTCTGACATGCGTATTGTCAAGAGGAGGCAAGCTGCCGaggatgctgaggaggagagattGGCTGGCAAATCTATCAAGACGGGAACGGCTGGAAGGTCACGGAACGTTGAcagtgaggatgatgacTGGGATTAA
- a CDS encoding nucleophile aminohydrolase: MEYRVQEQTIPRLKPRLVIHGGAGNIQRDTYPPEQFRAYRKALIDIVTKTDQYMRSSDEVVSEKPSKKLPSALDIATYAVRLLENNPLFNSGHGAVFTRDGAIELEASVMVSRGYKKRGVGVMGLRHVKNPILLARAMLEHGEDDLEANPRGVNSGDLDVPSAQGHTQLYGKAAEQLAQQYELELVDPSYFFTQRRWDEHVRALEREKKGQGQATWSATEYLPQGTCGAVALDQDGVICAATSTGGLTNKLTGRIGDTPAIGSGFWAEEWAEDGDPTGSSTWDRLKNAMTESGPSLVLSDVLRGTLADCFPTPVTYTPLEARGERVSTTRSIGGSGTGNGDSFLRTNALRTLTAMARWKPESGSKAVTHIAGPGGELQRSAGDRWRRTGEGEGGIIGIESVVVRDSHGQVIETRSEILMDFNCGGMFRAWIDDEGNPQMSIFSNEPSDDL, translated from the exons ATGGAGTACAGAGTTCAAGAACAAACAATACCGAGACTGAAGCCTCGTCTTGTCATTCACGGAGGCGCAGGTAATATTCAGCGGGATACGTATCCGCCGGAACAGTTTCGGGCTTATCGTAAAGCTCTTATTGACATT GTCACCAAAACGGACCAGTACATGAGAAGCTCAGATGAGGTAGTCTCAGAAAAGCCATCCAAGAAGCTCCCTTCAGCTTTGGATATTGCAACTTACGCAGTCCGTCTTCTGGAGAACAATCCCCTATTCAACAGCGGACACGGCGCCGTGTTCACTCGCGATGGGGCCATTGAACTAGAGGCCTCAGTCATGGTATCCCGTGGTTATAAGAAGCGAGGTGTCGGTGTCATGGGTCTCCGCCATGTGAAGAATCCCATCCTCCTAGCCCGAGCAATGCTTGAACATGGCGAAGACGATCTGGAGGCGAATCCCCGAGGAGTCAACTCAGGCGATCTTGATGTCCCATCCGCACAGGGACATACACAGCTCTATGGAAAGGCCGCCGAGCAGCTAGCACAGCAGTACGAACTAGAACTTGTCGACCCTAGTTACTTCTTCACCCAACGTCGTTGGGATGAGCATGTCCGGGCTCTAGAGCGGGAGAAGAAAGGTCAGGGGCAAGCAACCTGGAGTGCGACTGAGTATCTACCTCAAGGAACATGCGGAGCAGTAGCGCTCGATCAAGACGGTGTTATCTGCGCTGCAACCAGTACAGGAGGTCTAACGAACAAGCTCACTGGTCGTATTGGTGACACGCCTGCAATTGGGTCAGGCTTCTGGGCAGAGGAATGGGCCGAGGATGGTGATCCGACCGGGTCGTCAACGTGGGATCGTTTGAAGAATGCCATGACCGAGTCGGGCCCCTCACTGGTGCTCAGCGATGTTCTGAGAGGAACATTGGCAGACTGCTTTCCGACTCCTGTAACGTATACTCCCCTCGAGGCCAGGGGTGAACGAGTCTCAACCACGAGGTCCATTGGTGGCTCTGGAACTGGCAACGGCGATTCCTTTCTGAGGACAAATGCGCTACGAACCCTTACAGCTATGGCGAGGTGGAAACCAGAGTCAGGTTCCAAGGCTGTGACCCATATTGCAGGCCCAGGCGGAGAGCTGCAAAGAAGTGCGGGCGATAGATGGCGCCGGACAGGTGAGGGTGAAGGCGGCATCATTGGCATCGAGAGTGTTGTCGTTCGTGATTCGCATGGTCAAGTCATTGAGACTCGGTCTGAAATCCTAATGGATTTCAACTGTGGAGGCATGTTTCGAGCCTGGATTGATGACGAGGGAAACCCCCAAATGAGTATCTTTAGCAATGAGCCGTCGGACGACCTATAG